One genomic window of Paenisporosarcina antarctica includes the following:
- the recR gene encoding recombination mediator RecR — MHYPEPISKLIDSFMKLPGIGPKTAARLAFFVLSMKEDTVLDFAKALVEAKRNLSYCSICGHITDVDPCHICQDKQRDDTIICVVQTPKDVIALEKMRDYHGLYHVLHGAISPMDGIGPEDINVSPLLKRLQNERVQELILATNPTIEGEATAMYISRLVKPSGIRTTRIAHGLPVGGDLEYADEVTLSKALEGRREL; from the coding sequence ATGCACTATCCTGAACCAATATCGAAACTAATTGATAGCTTTATGAAGTTGCCGGGTATCGGGCCAAAGACAGCGGCCCGTCTGGCGTTTTTTGTTTTAAGTATGAAGGAAGATACGGTGCTTGATTTCGCGAAAGCGTTAGTAGAGGCTAAGCGGAATTTAAGTTACTGTTCAATATGTGGTCATATCACTGACGTAGATCCATGTCATATATGCCAAGACAAACAACGTGATGACACAATAATTTGTGTTGTTCAAACTCCAAAAGATGTCATTGCCCTAGAAAAAATGCGAGATTATCACGGGCTTTATCATGTTCTACATGGTGCGATATCGCCAATGGATGGAATTGGACCTGAAGATATTAATGTATCTCCTTTATTAAAGAGATTACAAAATGAGCGTGTACAAGAGTTGATCTTAGCAACAAACCCTACGATTGAGGGAGAAGCAACAGCAATGTATATTTCGAGGTTAGTTAAACCATCCGGAATTCGCACTACGCGAATTGCACATGGGCTTCCAGTGGGTGGAGATTTAGAATATGCAGATGAAGTGACTTTGTCAAAAGCGTTAGAAGGCCGACGTGAGTTATAA
- a CDS encoding YbaB/EbfC family nucleoid-associated protein: MRGMGNMQGMMKQMQKMQKQMAEAQEELGTQHFEGSAGGGMVKVTVSGSKEVVNVALDATVVDPEDIEMLQDLIVIATNEAMKKAEETANSTMGQFTKGLNLPGMF; the protein is encoded by the coding sequence ATGCGTGGAATGGGTAATATGCAAGGTATGATGAAACAAATGCAAAAAATGCAAAAGCAAATGGCTGAGGCTCAAGAAGAATTGGGTACTCAACATTTTGAAGGTTCAGCAGGTGGAGGTATGGTTAAAGTAACTGTATCTGGAAGCAAAGAAGTAGTTAATGTAGCTTTAGATGCAACTGTTGTAGACCCTGAAGATATTGAGATGTTACAAGATTTAATTGTTATCGCTACAAACGAGGCAATGAAAAAAGCAGAAGAAACAGCGAACTCCACGATGGGACAATTCACGAAAGGATTGAACCTCCCTGGCATGTTCTAG
- a CDS encoding pro-sigmaK processing inhibitor BofA family protein, with amino-acid sequence MIGITLLLFLFLNKASKGRVVEVFSILWFRIAFAFVILFAINLIASQFGFFIPINIVSGLLIAFLGIPGIASVITISMFL; translated from the coding sequence TTGATTGGTATAACATTACTTCTATTTTTGTTTTTAAATAAAGCGTCTAAAGGACGAGTAGTAGAAGTGTTTTCTATTCTGTGGTTTAGAATTGCTTTTGCTTTTGTAATATTGTTTGCAATTAATCTAATCGCTAGTCAATTCGGGTTTTTTATTCCAATTAATATTGTCTCAGGGTTACTGATTGCTTTCTTAGGTATTCCTGGAATTGCTAGTGTAATTACTATCTCAATGTTTTTATAA
- a CDS encoding YaaL family protein: protein MFFKKVKLKKEFDAKFLSLMKETKVEWQQAQIIEQQVDDYDLSIIVQRKIAESKHFFLYKEARIRKILLK, encoded by the coding sequence GTGTTTTTTAAAAAAGTAAAGCTTAAAAAAGAATTTGATGCAAAGTTTCTTTCACTAATGAAAGAAACGAAAGTAGAATGGCAACAAGCTCAAATTATTGAACAACAGGTAGATGACTACGATTTGTCGATTATTGTGCAACGTAAAATTGCTGAAAGTAAACACTTCTTTCTATATAAAGAAGCAAGAATACGAAAAATCCTCTTAAAATGA